The Acidobacteriota bacterium nucleotide sequence CTCTTGAAGGACCATCCCTGGTTTGAGGTTTCCTTCCTCGCTGCCTCAGAGAGATCGGCGGGGAAAAGGTATGAAGAGGCGGTGGAAGGTAGATGGCATTTCGAGAAGGACATCCCGGAGGGGGTAAGGGGTTTGTTGGTTCACTCGATAGAGGAGATGGGGGAGGCGAGGAAAACTTGTGATTTCGTATTCTCCGCCCTCGATACCGCGGTGGCAAAGGAATGGGAGGAAAGGTATGCTGAGGCGGGGGTGCCGGTGGTCTCCAATTCCTCGGCACATAGATGGGATGAGGATGTCCCTATGATCATTCCCGAAATCAACCCCGATCACCTGAAGATAATACCGATCCAGAGAAAAAAGAGAGGATGGGATAGAGGGTTTATCGCGGTGAAGCCGAACTGTTCCCTACAGTCGTACCTCATTCCTCTTTTCCCCCTTCATAAGGAGTTCACCCTAAAGGCGGTGATCGTTACCACGATGCAGGCGATATCCGGTGCGGGTTATCCCGGGGTCGCCTCCTTCGACATCATCGATAACATCGTCCCTTACATAAAGGGAGAGGAGGAGAAAAGCGAAAGAGAGCCAAGGAAGATATTGGGTAGGATAGAGGGGGACCTCATCGTAGAGGAGAAGGGGATCGCAATATCAGCCCACTGCAATCGAGTGCCGGTGATAGATGGACATTTGGCTTGCGTCTCTGTGGCTTTCGAGAGTAAACCGACGAGGGAGGAGATCCTTGAGTTATGGCGGGAATTCAGGGGGGCGCCCCAGGAACTTAGTCTCCCCTTTGCCCCGGAGCAACCGATCATCTACCGGGAGGAGGTAGCGAGGCCACAACCGAGATTGGATCGGGATAAGGGGAAGGGGATGGCGGTTACCGTGGGAAGGCTGAGGGAGTGTAATGTCCTCAATTATCGGTTCGTAGCCCTCTCCCACAATACGATAAGGGGGGCGGCAGGAGGAGGGATACTTATTGCCGAACTTTTAAAGGAGAGAGGGTTCTTTAACAATCTATAAGGTGAAAAAATGCCGAAGACCATAGAGGAGATCAATCAAAAGATAAGGAAGGGTAAGGTCGTCGTTGCTACAGCGGAGGAGATAATAAGTATAGTGGAGGAGAAAGGGTTCAAGAAGGCAGCAGAGGAGGTGGATGTGGTAACCACTGCCACCTTCGGTCCAATGTGTTCCAGCGGGGCGGTGATCAACATAGGCCATACAACTCCGAGGATGAAGATAACCAAGGCATGGCTCAATAAGGTAGAGGCTTATGCTGGCCTTGCTGCGGTCGATCTCTACATCGGGGCGGCTCAAATCCCGGATGACGATCCCGCTAATGAGGATTACCCCGGGGAGTTCAATCACGGGGGCGCCTATGTGATCTGGGATCTCATAAGAGGAAGAGATGTCGAGCTCGAAGCTATCTCCTACGGTACAGTGGACTACCCGAGGAAGAAACTCAAGGCAACGATAAACATAGCCGACCTCAACGAGTGCGTTCTGGTGAATTTCAGGAATTGTTATCAGAACTACAATGTCGCGGTGAACGCATCGGAAAAGACGATCTACACCTACCTCGGGGTGCTAAAGCCCAATCTGGGAAACGCAATGTATTGTAGTGCCGGACAATTGAGCCCCCTTCTGAACGATCCCTACTTCAAGACGATAGGGATAGGGACAAGGATATTCCTCGGTGGTGCTCAGGGTTTCGTCTTCTGGAACGGAACTCAGCATCATCCCGGAGGGATCTCGCGGGACGATCAAGGAAGGCTCAAAGGAGGTGGGGGGACCCTCGCTTTAGTAGGGGATATGAAGGAGATGTCCCCGAGGTACATAAGGCCGGTGAGCCTCATCGGCTATGGGGTCTCTTTGGCAGTGGGGGTAGGGATTCCCATCCCGATCCTCAATGAGGAGGTCCTCCGCTACACCGCGGTGAGGGACGAGGAGATATATGCGCCGATCGTCGATTACAGCGAGGATTATCCGAACGGCAAGCCGAACAGGTTTGGCTATGTCAGCTATGGGGAACTTAAATCCGGGAGGATAAAGATCGAAGGGAAGGAGGTTCCCACGGGTTCTATGTCAAGTTATCCAATGGCGCTTGAGATAGCTAATCTACTCAAGAAATGGATAAGGGAAGGGAAATTCGTCCTGAGTGAGATGGTCCAACCCCTTCCTCAGGCGGGAAGTGGCTATGAATTTAGGTTGTTCAGAGGGAGGATCAAAGATGAGTGATGAGGGTGGAACTAACCTTAAGGTGGAAAGAGATGACGAGCTGTGTACTATGTGTGGTGCCTGTATCCCCCATTGTCCCTCCTCTGCCCTTTATATAAGGGATAGGAGGACGATGGAAGTTGGCTTTGATAGGGAAAGGTGTACCGGTTGCGGCATCTGTGTTAGGATATGTCCTTACCGGGCGATGTTTATTAGATAAAATAGGTTGGTTCCTTAGTGACCTTTTTCTTTAGGTTCCTGTCCCTATGGGTTATTATCTGCGGGAGCTCTCCAACCATACCGATGGAATCGTCCTTTATGGCGACCGCTCCCAGGACCCCTGGTTTTGAGATTATATAATTGAGGCTCTTCTCAAGGTCCTGCTTATCTTTGATCAGATTCGCCAGTTTGGTCGCCCCGCAGTCGGCGATAGCAGAGTCTCTTGAGAAGACGATTGCGAGATCGCATCTGCCGAAGCTCAATGAATGGCCCATAAGGCTCGACGAGGAACAGATGGAGATGGGCGTATCCTCTTTCTTTAAGACGAAGGCGAGGTTATCGAACCTCGTGTTTGAAAAGAGGCCGATGATAATCTCATCTTCGGTGATAGCGTAGATATCACCCCCGTTCTCGACGATCGCTGATTTAGCGCCAGCCTCCGCCATCTTCCTCGCGGAGAACTCGGCGATTATACCCGCTACTGCCGCCATAGGTCCTACCTTAAATATCTTGGAAGCGTGACACATCCTCTTTATTATTTCTGGAGCCTTCCTTTTTGGCGAGAGGGGTTTTAGCGATTCCTTGAATTTGGGGTTTTCCTCGATATAGCGTTCGATCTCCCTTCTCCTCCTAATTATTTCATTAATTGCCTGGTTAAAATAGCCTTCGTCATTGGCTAATATCTTGGCTCTGGTCTCCCCGATCTTTTTTTCGATAAATTTTAATTTCATTTTCATAAAGTCTCTTTGATTTTTAAGCTGCAGCCCGTGAGAAGTCTACCATAGCTATTTATT carries:
- the asd gene encoding aspartate-semialdehyde dehydrogenase, whose translation is LLKDHPWFEVSFLAASERSAGKRYEEAVEGRWHFEKDIPEGVRGLLVHSIEEMGEARKTCDFVFSALDTAVAKEWEERYAEAGVPVVSNSSAHRWDEDVPMIIPEINPDHLKIIPIQRKKRGWDRGFIAVKPNCSLQSYLIPLFPLHKEFTLKAVIVTTMQAISGAGYPGVASFDIIDNIVPYIKGEEEKSEREPRKILGRIEGDLIVEEKGIAISAHCNRVPVIDGHLACVSVAFESKPTREEILELWREFRGAPQELSLPFAPEQPIIYREEVARPQPRLDRDKGKGMAVTVGRLRECNVLNYRFVALSHNTIRGAAGGGILIAELLKERGFFNNL
- a CDS encoding UPF0280 family protein, translating into MKLKFIEKKIGETRAKILANDEGYFNQAINEIIRRRREIERYIEENPKFKESLKPLSPKRKAPEIIKRMCHASKIFKVGPMAAVAGIIAEFSARKMAEAGAKSAIVENGGDIYAITEDEIIIGLFSNTRFDNLAFVLKKEDTPISICSSSSLMGHSLSFGRCDLAIVFSRDSAIADCGATKLANLIKDKQDLEKSLNYIISKPGVLGAVAIKDDSIGMVGELPQIITHRDRNLKKKVTKEPTYFI
- a CDS encoding 4Fe-4S binding protein codes for the protein MSDEGGTNLKVERDDELCTMCGACIPHCPSSALYIRDRRTMEVGFDRERCTGCGICVRICPYRAMFIR
- a CDS encoding homocysteine biosynthesis protein, translated to MPKTIEEINQKIRKGKVVVATAEEIISIVEEKGFKKAAEEVDVVTTATFGPMCSSGAVINIGHTTPRMKITKAWLNKVEAYAGLAAVDLYIGAAQIPDDDPANEDYPGEFNHGGAYVIWDLIRGRDVELEAISYGTVDYPRKKLKATINIADLNECVLVNFRNCYQNYNVAVNASEKTIYTYLGVLKPNLGNAMYCSAGQLSPLLNDPYFKTIGIGTRIFLGGAQGFVFWNGTQHHPGGISRDDQGRLKGGGGTLALVGDMKEMSPRYIRPVSLIGYGVSLAVGVGIPIPILNEEVLRYTAVRDEEIYAPIVDYSEDYPNGKPNRFGYVSYGELKSGRIKIEGKEVPTGSMSSYPMALEIANLLKKWIREGKFVLSEMVQPLPQAGSGYEFRLFRGRIKDE